In a genomic window of Arthrobacter woluwensis:
- the murI gene encoding glutamate racemase yields the protein MSLPGSEQLLSAANEATQLPRSERPIGIFDSGVGGLTVARSVIDQLPTEAVLYVGDTANGPYGPLPIAEVRANALGIMDELVDSGVKLLTIACNTASAAVLRDARERYEARYGIPVIEVIQPAVRRAVSSTRNGRIGVIGTSATVGSRAYEDTFAAAPDLEVLSVACPEFVPYVEEGITTGPELLALAEDYLAPLKAAGVDTLVLGCTHYPLLTGVISYVMGEDVTLVSSAEETAKDVYRSLIRHGLERQDPATPKHHFVATGDADGFGKLARRFLGPEVVSVEHVDHVSASYPTGSLAKITPEMLEAARAAARQPRISHFVAKATADGGQG from the coding sequence ATGAGTCTGCCGGGTTCCGAGCAGCTGCTGTCGGCCGCGAACGAGGCCACGCAGCTGCCACGCTCCGAGCGTCCGATCGGGATCTTCGACTCGGGTGTCGGGGGTCTGACCGTGGCACGGTCCGTGATCGACCAGCTGCCCACCGAAGCCGTGCTGTATGTCGGGGACACCGCCAACGGCCCCTACGGCCCTCTGCCGATCGCGGAGGTGCGGGCCAACGCCCTCGGCATCATGGACGAACTCGTCGACTCGGGCGTGAAACTCCTCACCATCGCCTGTAACACGGCGTCGGCGGCCGTGCTCCGCGATGCCCGCGAACGCTATGAGGCCCGCTACGGCATCCCCGTGATCGAAGTCATCCAGCCCGCGGTGCGCCGGGCGGTCTCCTCGACCCGGAACGGGCGGATCGGCGTGATCGGGACCTCCGCCACGGTGGGGTCCCGGGCGTACGAGGACACTTTCGCGGCGGCCCCTGACCTGGAGGTCCTCTCGGTGGCCTGTCCCGAGTTCGTGCCGTACGTGGAGGAGGGCATCACGACGGGGCCGGAGCTTCTGGCGCTCGCGGAGGATTACCTGGCTCCGCTCAAGGCCGCAGGCGTGGACACGCTGGTGCTCGGGTGCACGCACTACCCCTTGCTCACCGGCGTCATCTCCTACGTGATGGGGGAGGACGTCACCTTGGTCTCCAGTGCCGAGGAGACGGCCAAGGACGTGTACCGTTCACTCATCAGGCACGGTCTGGAACGCCAGGACCCGGCCACTCCGAAGCACCATTTCGTCGCGACGGGTGACGCCGACGGGTTCGGGAAACTGGCCCGTCGATTCCTCGGACCGGAGGTGGTCAGCGTGGAGCATGTGGATCATGTCTCGGCGAGCTATCCCACCGGAAGCCTGGCGAAGATCACACCGGAGATGCTGGAGGCGGCACGGGCGGCGGCCCGGCAGCCGCGCATCTCCCACTTCGTGGCGAAGGCCACGGCGGACGGGGGACAGGGATGA
- a CDS encoding DUF2017 domain-containing protein, whose translation MAKTFVPGSRGITGFLEEEERELLRKLFSDVISMLEPEALDSEDPLVALVGFDPHIAPPSDAALRRLLPDGVKDDDEAALEFRRFTERSLRESKIGALRAASLALESNELHLDENQARNFAMALNDVRLVVSERLGIRTQDDAEAVHAMQEWSDADDLETYLSVVYNFVTWLQDSLVQALSYSLDAGSSRAGKKGEGEGRA comes from the coding sequence ATGGCTAAGACATTCGTGCCGGGCAGCCGGGGCATCACCGGTTTCCTCGAGGAAGAGGAACGGGAACTCCTGCGGAAGCTGTTCTCCGACGTCATCAGCATGCTGGAGCCCGAGGCCCTGGACTCCGAGGATCCGCTGGTGGCGCTGGTCGGCTTCGACCCCCACATCGCCCCTCCGTCGGATGCCGCGCTGCGCCGCCTCCTCCCGGACGGCGTGAAGGACGACGACGAGGCCGCCCTCGAATTCCGCCGCTTCACCGAGCGTTCGCTGCGGGAGAGCAAGATCGGCGCGCTGCGTGCGGCCTCCCTGGCGCTCGAAAGCAATGAGCTTCACCTGGATGAGAACCAGGCCCGGAACTTCGCCATGGCCCTGAACGACGTGCGCCTGGTGGTGAGCGAACGCCTCGGCATCCGCACCCAGGATGACGCCGAGGCGGTCCACGCCATGCAGGAGTGGTCGGACGCCGATGACTTGGAGACCTACCTCTCCGTGGTCTACAACTTCGTGACCTGGCTTCAGGACTCCCTGGTCCAGGCCCTCAGCTACAGCCTGGATGCCGGCTCGTCCCGGGCCGGGAAGAAGGGCGAGGGGGAGGGCCGCGCATGA
- a CDS encoding nicotinate phosphoribosyltransferase, translating to MSTPWQQPRASLYTDHYELTMVQAALESGAAQRRSVFEVFARRLPDGRRYGVVAGTGRLLEGIRNFRFGPEELDFLRSTGVVNEKTLAFLASYRFTGDIWGYPEGELYFPNSPLLVIESTFAEACILETYVLSVLNHDSAIASAASRMALAARGRPCIEMGSRRTHEESAVAAARAAIISGFVSTSNLEAGLRYGLKTFGSAAHSFTLLHDTERDAFTAQLSSLGPETSLLVDTYDVETAVRTAVDLAGDKLGAVRLDSGDLVAQAQWVRQLLDELGAVNTRIVVTSDLDEYAIAALQSAPVDSYGVGTSLVTGSGAPTAGMVYKLVSRTNDDGEFVSVAKAAKNKASVGGRKYALRRLNERGTATAELVGIGHEPENDGNDRPLLVQFVAGGEVLPGWTGPEAVTRARERHAASLAEMPPAVNRLQRGEPVIPTLYEEAP from the coding sequence GTGAGTACACCCTGGCAGCAACCCCGCGCTTCGCTGTATACCGACCACTACGAGCTCACCATGGTGCAGGCGGCTCTGGAGTCAGGCGCCGCCCAGCGGCGCTCCGTCTTCGAGGTCTTCGCCCGTCGCCTTCCGGACGGCCGCCGTTACGGCGTCGTCGCGGGCACGGGCCGTCTCCTGGAGGGCATCCGGAACTTCCGTTTCGGGCCCGAGGAACTCGACTTCCTCCGCAGCACCGGCGTGGTGAATGAGAAGACCCTGGCCTTCCTCGCGTCCTACCGTTTCACGGGCGACATCTGGGGCTACCCCGAAGGCGAGCTGTACTTCCCCAACTCCCCGCTGCTGGTGATCGAGTCGACGTTCGCCGAGGCGTGCATCCTCGAGACCTACGTCCTCTCGGTCCTCAACCATGACAGCGCCATCGCCTCGGCGGCGTCCCGGATGGCGCTGGCCGCCCGGGGCCGCCCGTGCATCGAGATGGGCTCCCGCCGCACGCACGAGGAGTCCGCCGTCGCGGCCGCCCGTGCCGCCATCATCTCCGGCTTCGTCAGCACCTCCAACCTGGAAGCCGGTCTGCGCTACGGTCTGAAGACCTTCGGCTCCGCCGCGCACTCCTTCACCCTGCTGCACGACACCGAACGCGATGCGTTCACCGCGCAGCTCAGCTCGCTGGGCCCGGAGACGTCTCTCCTGGTGGATACCTACGACGTCGAGACCGCCGTCCGCACGGCCGTCGACCTGGCCGGGGACAAGCTGGGCGCGGTGCGCCTGGACTCCGGCGACCTGGTGGCGCAGGCGCAATGGGTGCGTCAGCTCCTGGACGAGCTCGGCGCCGTGAACACGCGGATCGTGGTCACGAGCGACCTGGACGAGTACGCCATCGCCGCCCTGCAGTCCGCCCCGGTGGACTCCTACGGTGTAGGCACCTCGCTGGTCACGGGCAGCGGCGCCCCGACCGCGGGCATGGTCTACAAGCTCGTCAGCCGCACCAACGACGACGGCGAGTTCGTCTCCGTCGCCAAGGCCGCCAAGAACAAGGCGAGCGTCGGCGGCCGCAAGTACGCGCTGCGACGGCTCAACGAGCGGGGCACGGCCACCGCGGAACTCGTGGGCATCGGCCACGAGCCCGAGAACGACGGCAACGACCGGCCGCTCCTCGTGCAGTTCGTGGCGGGCGGAGAGGTCCTCCCCGGCTGGACGGGCCCCGAGGCGGTGACGCGCGCCCGCGAACGGCATGCCGCGTCCCTGGCCGAGATGCCGCCGGCGGTGAACAGGCTCCAGCGAGGAGAACCGGTCATTCCCACCCTCTACGAGGAGGCACCATGA
- the clpS gene encoding ATP-dependent Clp protease adapter ClpS yields the protein MNPTATAEVRLAALTDPEVREEQGLEERTLTDTPWNLVVWNDPVNLMSYVSYVFRSYFGYSQKKADRLMMEVHRKGRSIVAHGGRERMEQHVVAMHGYGLWATVERAGAGGKGQHG from the coding sequence ATGAATCCCACAGCCACGGCAGAGGTGCGGCTTGCCGCCCTGACGGACCCGGAGGTCCGTGAGGAGCAGGGCCTGGAGGAACGGACGCTCACGGACACCCCGTGGAATCTGGTGGTCTGGAATGATCCCGTGAACCTCATGAGCTATGTCAGCTACGTGTTCCGGAGCTACTTCGGTTACTCCCAGAAGAAGGCCGACCGGCTCATGATGGAAGTCCACCGCAAAGGCCGCTCGATCGTGGCCCACGGGGGCCGGGAGCGCATGGAACAGCACGTGGTGGCGATGCACGGGTACGGCCTCTGGGCCACCGTGGAACGAGCCGGCGCCGGTGGAAAGGGACAGCATGGCTAA
- a CDS encoding IclR family transcriptional regulator — translation MAEKRASQVPSAYEVLAVLEFIGTQPAPVQASTIARELKLPRSTTYHLLTALVSEGFVTHLPEERRYALGAVAHELGTGYARQVPLQRLAIHPMAGLVKKSRNTAHLTAMRGREVIYLIEQQAPRKPSLVTHEAVRLPAHLTASGRAMLAWMPEAQVAAIYAGETVLSRRTDHGPATVDELIALLSSMRTAGFAWECEEVTRGLFSVAAPVFDRSAHPIASVALTVRAEDIAAPEPETAVDSALPSEVRALGAKYAKAVRDCAHELTRRLGTARSTDR, via the coding sequence ATGGCTGAGAAGCGCGCATCACAGGTCCCCTCCGCCTATGAGGTCCTGGCCGTCCTGGAATTCATCGGCACTCAGCCTGCGCCGGTGCAGGCCTCGACCATTGCGCGGGAGCTGAAGCTTCCGCGTTCCACCACGTATCACCTCCTCACGGCCCTGGTCAGCGAAGGCTTCGTCACGCACCTCCCAGAGGAGCGGCGCTATGCCCTCGGAGCGGTGGCGCACGAGCTCGGCACGGGCTATGCGCGCCAGGTGCCGTTGCAGCGTCTGGCCATCCATCCGATGGCGGGCCTGGTGAAGAAATCACGGAACACGGCCCACCTCACCGCCATGCGGGGCCGCGAAGTGATCTACCTGATCGAGCAGCAGGCTCCGCGCAAACCGTCGTTGGTCACCCACGAAGCCGTCCGGCTTCCCGCCCATCTGACGGCCAGTGGACGAGCCATGCTCGCCTGGATGCCGGAGGCTCAGGTCGCCGCCATCTATGCGGGTGAAACCGTCCTCTCCCGGCGCACCGACCACGGCCCGGCGACCGTGGACGAACTGATCGCCCTGCTGAGTTCCATGCGGACGGCCGGGTTCGCCTGGGAATGCGAAGAAGTGACGCGAGGTCTGTTCTCCGTGGCGGCGCCGGTCTTCGACCGCTCCGCTCATCCCATCGCCAGCGTCGCGCTGACGGTCCGCGCTGAGGACATCGCGGCACCGGAACCCGAAACCGCCGTGGATTCCGCACTCCCCTCAGAAGTCCGGGCCCTGGGTGCGAAGTACGCCAAAGCCGTCAGGGACTGCGCCCACGAACTGACCAGACGCCTGGGGACGGCGCGTTCCACCGACCGCTAA
- a CDS encoding isochorismatase family protein: MSKALIIVDVQNDFCEGGSLAVEGGAALAAAISEYLDDHGHLYDHVVATQDWHVDPGSHFSDEPDYQDTWPRHCVAGTSGAELHHDLDQEFIEAIFRKGRFAAAYSGFEGLLAPEDAVSTGDRQPGALPSEDEDGESLDEWLQERDVEDIVVVGIATDHCVRATALDGVQAGYAVTVLRELTAAVADDPEPTFDELEESGVAIA; encoded by the coding sequence ATGAGCAAAGCCCTGATCATCGTGGATGTGCAGAACGACTTCTGCGAAGGAGGATCGCTGGCCGTCGAGGGCGGAGCCGCCCTGGCCGCGGCCATCAGCGAATACCTGGACGATCACGGCCATCTGTACGACCATGTCGTGGCAACCCAGGACTGGCATGTCGATCCGGGCAGCCACTTCTCCGACGAGCCGGACTACCAGGACACCTGGCCGCGCCACTGCGTCGCCGGGACGAGCGGCGCGGAACTCCATCACGACCTGGACCAGGAGTTCATCGAAGCGATCTTCCGCAAGGGCCGCTTCGCCGCCGCCTATTCCGGCTTCGAGGGGCTGCTCGCCCCTGAGGACGCCGTGTCCACCGGGGACCGCCAGCCCGGCGCGCTGCCCTCGGAAGACGAGGACGGCGAGTCCCTGGACGAATGGCTCCAGGAACGCGATGTCGAGGACATCGTGGTGGTCGGGATCGCCACGGATCACTGCGTCCGCGCGACCGCCCTCGACGGCGTCCAGGCCGGTTACGCCGTCACGGTCCTCCGCGAGCTGACCGCCGCGGTGGCGGATGACCCGGAGCCGACCTTTGACGAGCTCGAGGAGTCCGGCGTCGCCATCGCCTGA